The following coding sequences are from one Culex quinquefasciatus strain JHB chromosome 1, VPISU_Cqui_1.0_pri_paternal, whole genome shotgun sequence window:
- the LOC6034426 gene encoding histone acetyltransferase KAT6B, producing MVKGRTSGGGEVENGGGGDKSPEATANPGTSSGGTGSTSDGANISTRVGSRTKKAKVVFDPSDNYVPRKRVRKSDLAAEIAAVIGASPTSSKTESVPSKSPTKLEKPVESSSSNSSNGSNAVVKPRLSQSPVALPKPKVLGNGPSSSSSVNGVGRVATSTPTSPVRNCDMCHKVEQLRRGFKLIDCSNCAFRAHSKCLRAHPMYSKFPIQLNFRCFQCIDCVVCGKSLRGGKLLFCCDCQNAFHQNCHGPPESGESGSSSSRSWVCKQCFPRPEKKRSQSPDDKPKEAPAKEAITVSAVFATPADEFAGFSDNEIRKDSLSLSDGGTANESNDLAVRIKEEVVDPVENGEQKQLEPRLNSFENVQNWTCEEVYRYFMHHFPDYAHLFKEQEIDGPSLVLMRKSDVLSFGLKLGPAITLYQRIVMMQNNDPDFRLTWI from the exons ATGGTTAAGGGTAGGACTAGTGGTGGTGGTGAAGTGGAGAACGGCGGCGGTGGCGACAAGTCTCCAGAGGCAACGGCGAATCCGGGGACTTCATCCGGTGGAACCGGTTCGACGTCGGATGGTGCCAACATTTCGACGCGTGTTGGTTCCAGGACCAAG AAAGCAAAGGTCGTGTTCGATCCATCCGATAATTATGTGCCGCGTAAGCGAGTCCGCAAAAGTGACCTGGCTGCGGAGATTGCGGCCGTCATTGGGGCGTCCCCGACGTCGTCCAAGACGGAGTCGGTGCCGTCAAAATCGCCGACCAAGCTGGAAAAACCTGtggagagcagcagcagcaatagtAGCAACGGATCAAACGCCGTAGTTAAGCCACGTTTGTCCCAGAGTCCGGTGGCACTACCCAAGCCCAAAGTGCTAGGAAACGgaccgtcgtcatcgtcgtcggtaAATGGTGTCGGGCGTGTGGCCACGTCTACGCCTACGAGCCCCGTACGCAACTGCGACATGTGCCACAAGGTAGAACAGCTGCGGAGAGGATTCAAGCTGATTGATTGCTCAAATTGTGCATTTAGAG CTCATTCTAAATGCTTGCGTGCCCATCCGATGTACAGTAAGTTCCCGATACAGCTTAACTTTCGTTGTTTCCAGTGCATCGATTGCGTCGTTTGTGGCAAGTCTTTACGAGGC GGCAAGCTACTGTTCTGCTGCGACTGCCAAAATGCGTTCCACCAGAACTGCCACGGGCCACCAGAGTCGGGAGAGAGCGGCAGCAGTTCAAGCCGTTCCTGGGTGTGCAAGCAGTGCTTCCCGCGACCGGAGAAGAAGCGCTCACAGTCGCCCGACGACAAGCCAAAAGAGGCTCCCGCTAAGGAAGCTATAACTGTTTCCGCCGTCTTCGCTACACCCGCCGATGAATTTGCCGGGTTTAGCGATAACGAGATTCGGAAGGATTCTCTGTCCCTGTCGGACGGTGGCACCGCCAATGAAAGTAACGACCTGGCAGTCAGAATTAAGGAGGAAGTCGTGGACCCGGTAGAAAATGGCGAGCAGAAGCAACTCGAACCACGTCTCAACAGCTTTGAAAACGTTCAAAACTGGACCTGCGAGGAAGTGTATCGGTACTTTATGCACCACTTTCCCGACTATGCCCATCTGTTTAAGGAACAG GAAATTGACGGCCCTTCGCTGGTGCTGATGCGCAAATCCGACGTCCTGTCCTTTGGACTAAAGCTCGGACCGGCCATTACGCTATACCAACGGATCGTCATGATGCAAAACAACGATCCGGATTTTCGTCTCACGTGGATATAA
- the LOC6034427 gene encoding dual specificity mitogen-activated protein kinase kinase 6: MSRRPKGPGLKINVTEATNSTPMTPPRNLDKTATITIGSNTFVVEADNLEKICDLGRGAYGIVEKMRHKQTNTIMAVKRITATGQTQEQKRLLMDLDISMRASDCQYTVHFYGALFREGDVWICMEVMDTSIDKFYPIVFKNGRKMPEDILGKIAVAVVNALNYLYTKLRVIHRDVKPSNILINRQGDVKICDFGISGYLVDSVAKTIDAGCKPYMAPERIDPQGNPGEYNIKSDVWSLGISLIEMATGNFPYSTWGSPFEQLKQVVKDDPPRLRSDDFGDVFKNLIIACLQKNFQNRYNYEQLLNHPFIQEHTEKTTDVATFVSEILDLAAGPPPPTN; the protein is encoded by the exons ATGTCCCGACGTCCGAAAGGCCCCGGTCTCAAAATTAACGTGACCGAAGCAACCAATTCCACCCCAAT GACGCCCCCCAGGAACCTGGACAAAACGGCCACCATTACCATCGGCAGCAACACGTTTGTGGTTGAGGCAGACAACCTGGAGAAAATTTGCGATCTGGGCCGGGGAGCGTACGGAATTGTGGAGAAGATGCGCCACAAGCAGACCAACACCATAATGGCCGTGAAGCGGATAACGGCCACCGGTCAAACCCAGGAGCAGAAGCGGCTGCTGATGGATTTGGACATTTCGATGCGGGCCAGTGACTGCCAGTACACGGTCCACTTTTACGGGGCGTTGTTTCGCGAGGGCGACGTCTGGATTTGCATGGAAGTGATGGACACTAGCATAGACAAGTTTTACCCAATCGTGTTCAAGAACGGCCGGAAAATGCCCGAGGACATTCTCGGCAAG ATTGCAGTCGCAGTTGTTAATGCACTTAATTATCTGTACACCAAGCTGCGTGTTATCCATAGAGATGTAAAGCCGTCCAATATACTTATCAATAGGCAAGGCGACGTGAAAATTTGCGATTTTGGAATTTCAG GATATCTGGTAGATTCCGTTGCTAAAACGATCGATGCTGGCTGTAAACCTTACATGGCACCGGAAAGGATAGATCCGCAAG GAAATCCTGGCGAATACAACATCAAATCAGACGTTTGGTCCCTGGGCATAAGCTTAATTGAGATGGCCACCGGAAACTTCCCGTACAGCACGTGGGGTTCGCCGTTCGAGCAGCTAAAACAG GTCGTCAAAGATGACCCTCCCCGGCTCCGGTCGGACGATTTCGGCGATGTGTTCAAAAACTTAATCATCGCTTGCCTGcagaaaaatttccaaaaccggTACAACTACGAACAGCTGCTGAACCACCCTTTCATCCAGGAGCACACGGAAAAGACGACCGATGTGGCGACGTTCGTCAGTGAGATTCTGGATTTGGCTGCCGGGCCGCCGCCGCCGACCAACTAG